The following coding sequences lie in one Montipora foliosa isolate CH-2021 chromosome 11, ASM3666993v2, whole genome shotgun sequence genomic window:
- the LOC137976441 gene encoding NLR family CARD domain-containing protein 3-like isoform X1 has product MASGPAVFPSTRESTNYARLCRLLVDVGSQALRDTFDRIHSPATLHRILSSTSAYYPTLQSLRKRRILNPIQWGKLYPSVCSSVSSASFDITLLVVLLRNICGFSPPASTGNWDMLPLPGDNSCEANIARIKYYRNEVYAHANQASVDDATFNMLWQDISNALIAVGSGTTYASAISRLKTECMDPDFEEHYRELLKQWKKDDDNTKEELDELKEMVKSEVKEVKDMVKKWKSDEGSTKEKLENMEEMVKSEVREVKEMLTQWKRKEGDAKDNMGGIEGTSNENLEQANAQKTKEGQREGESQLQEFIQRLKDIVISSTGHVTDLQQPFRPNPGEGPPAKDFTVDEIFVNVVIREGRVSYNFPADRWEQLKVYPMASAEQTNPLRPQDIFDSGHRNVLAVGRPGIGKTLLCTRLLRFWASDDTKIQSQCEVAFLLKFRHLNSQPDLNLRELLTRAETVECLEDGLWQYIKDNPSKVLLIFDGLDEFSSTPGIARDDSRFNNTAEVRMPMGCLYKKIASGKLFQGCTLLTTVRPTAVEDVRELQFDRTVEITGFTFEQVEEFVEKFTKDDDSGKLKEIIWQHISTNINLFSLCYIPVNCFIICHCLLQLINISSDAEHKLPVKITEIYSISVKIFFYKHSRGKYSCSKTDLGCYMYKRFDDLQPENDEVFKKLGKIAFNGIKGGELVFESLEVSGLEDCGLLHRLPDIKPRKLTQPSRAQYCFTHLTVQEFFAAKHLTDTLPKDKLQRFVADHIRVGTWKVVMQFVAGLLEPDTRQRTTKSEIFTHLLPEKIGRSDQSDLIWWPCSEEDKRLALDVCKCLYEFDGEQEKVKIQSKGAQIGFNAVDFSQMGVVPIDCPAVMGFVRDANVISLKIDSNSAGQLGCKEIQYSLKDVNCKLTQLKLRVNNIGDQGAAHLSDALKDVNCKLTQLDLGGNKIGDQGAAHLGDALKDVNCKLTELNLWDNKIGDQGAAHLSDALKDVNCKLTQLDLETNKIGYQGAAHLSDALKDVNCKLTQLNLCNNKIGDQGAAHLSDALKDVNCKFTQLDLRRNKIGDQGAAHLSDALKDVNCKLTKLNLCNNKIGDQGAAHLSDALKDVNCKLTQLDLAINEIGDQGAAHLSDALKDVNCKLTRLNLWGNEIGDQGAAHLSDALKDVNCKLTLLNLRGNKIGGQGAAHLSDAFKDVNCKLTLLNLRGNKIGGQGAAHLSDALKDVNCKLTQLDLLGNKIGDQGAAHLSDALKDVNCKLTQLVLASNEIGDQGAAHLSDALKDVNCKLTGLTLGGNKIGDQGAAHLSDALKDVNCNLTQLDLGGNNLGDQEAAHLSDALKDVNCKLTQLDLAINEIGDQGAAHLSDALKDVNCKLTQLDLAINEIGDQGAAHLSDALKDVICKLTQLNLRGNKIGDQGAAHLIDALKDVNCKLTQLFLASNEIDQGTADLSDAIKYANCKVTQLNLWDNEIGYQGASHLSDALKDVSR; this is encoded by the exons ATGGCATCTGGTCCAGCAGTCTTTCCCTCAACAAGAGAGAGCACAAACTATGCCCGTTTGTGCCGTCTTTTAGTGGATGTAGGATCTCAGGCCCTTCGCGATACCTTTGACAGAATACATTCTCCAGCTACTCTTCACAGGATTTTGTCAAGTACTTCAGCATATTACCCTACATTGCAGTCACTTAGAAAGAGAAGAATTTTGAATCCCATACAGTGGGGAAAGCTATACCCAAGTGTTTGTTCATCTGTGTCATCAGCCAGCTTTGACATTACGCTTCTGGTGGTATTGCTGCGAAATATATGTGGTTTCAGTCCTCCTGCCAGTACTGGAAACTGGGACATGCTTCCTCTTCCTGGTGATAACAGTTGTGAGGCAAACATAGCAAGAATCAAGTATTACAGAAATGAAGTCTATGCTCATGCCAACCAAGCTTCTGTTGATGATGCAACATTCAATATGTTATGGCAGGATATAAGTAATGCATTGATAGCCGTTGGATCTGGAACAACTTATGCCAGTGCGATCAGCCGACTGAAGACTGAGTGCATGGATCCTGATTTTGAGGAGCACTATCGAGAATtactaaagcagtggaaaaaggatgatgATAACACCAAGGAGGAGCTTGATGAACTGAAAG AAATGGTGAAGTCAGAAGTCAAAGAAGTGAAAG ATATGGTAAAGAAATGGAAGTCTGACGAAGGCAGCACCAAGGAGAAGCTTGAAAACATGGAAG AAATGGTGAAGTCAGAAGTCAGAGAAGTGAAAG AAATGCTCACCCAGTGGAAGAGGAAAGAGGGAGACGCAAAAGACAACATGGGAGGGATCGAAG GTACAAGCAACGAGAACTTGGAGCAGGCAAATGCACAGAAAACAAAGGAAGGCCAACGTGAAG GTGAATCGCAACTGCAAGAATTCATACAGAGGTTAAAAGATATTGTCATATCAAGTACCGGGCACGTTACAGATCTTCAACAACCTTTCCGACCAAATCCAGGTGAAGGGCCACCAGCTAAAGATTTCACCGTGGACGAAATCTTTGTCAATGTTGTTATTCGTGAAGGCAGAGTGAGCTATAACTTTCCCGCTGACAGATGGGAACAACTTAAAGTGTACCCCATGGCCAGTGCAGAGCAGACTAATCCTTTACGACCTCAAGATATCTTTGATTCTGGTCACAGGAACGTTCTCGCTGTTGGTCGTCCTGGAATTGGGAAAACTTTGTTATGTACTAGGCTTCTTCGATTTTGGGCTTCTGATGATACCAAAATACAATCGCAATGTGAAGTAGCCTTTCTTCTGAAATTCAGACACTTGAACTCGCAACCAGATCTTAATCTCCGTGAACTGTTGACTCGCGCAGAAACAGTAGAATGTTTAGAAGATGGATTGTGGCAATACATTAAAGACAACCCAAGCAAAGTGCTTTTGATTTTCGATGGGCTTGACGAATTTTCTTCAACGCCAGGCATTGCCAGAGATGACTCTCGCTTCAACAACACTGCAGAGGTGAGAATGCCTATGGGTTGTCTGTACAAGAAAATTGCTTCTGGGAAGCTTTTTCAGGGTTGTACACTGTTAACAACAGTAAGGCCAACTGCTGTTGAAGATGTCAGAGAACTACAGTTTGATAGAACCGTTGAAATCACCGGATTTACATTTGAGCAAGTTGAAGAGTTTGTGGAGAAGTTTACAAAAGATGATGACAGTGGTAAGCTAAAAGAAATAATATGGCAACACATTAGCACCAACATCAACCTGTTTTCATTGTGCTATATCCCTGTGAATTGTTTCATCATTTGTCACTGCTTACTACAACTAATTAACATCAGCTCTGACGCTGAGCACAAACTACCCGTAAAGATTACTGAAATCTACAGCATTAGTGTGAAGATTTTCTTTTACAAGCACAGCCGTGGTAAATACAGTTGCTCTAAAACTGACCTTGGTTGCTACATGTACAAGAGATTTGATGATCTTCAACCTGAAAATGATGAGGTGTTTAAGAAACTGGGAAAAATAGCTTTTAATGGCATTAAAGGTGGAGAACTTGTCTTTGAATCACTTGAAGTGAGTGGACTGGAGGATTGTGGGCTGCTTCACCGATTACCTGACATCAAACCTCGAAAACTCACTCAACCATCCAGAGCTCAATACTGTTTTACCCACTTAACCGTTCAAGAATTCTTTGCAGCCAAGCATCTCACGGATACCTTGCCTAAAGACAAGCTGCAAAGATTTGTCGCCGATCATATTCGTGTTGGGACCTGGAAAGTTGTAATGCAGTTTGTGGCTGGATTGTTGGAACCTGATACTAGGCAACGAACGACAAAGAGTGAGATATTTACCCACCTTCTTCCGGAGAAGATTGGGAGGAGTGACCAGTCAGATCTGATCTGGTGGCCATGTTCTGAGGAAGACAAACGTCTGGCTTTGGACGTTTGTAAGTGCTTGTATGAGTTTGATGGCGAGCAGGAGAAAgtgaaaattcaaagcaaaggaGCACAAATTGGTTTTAATGCTGTAGATTTTAGTCAAATGGGAGTTGTCCCAATAGACTGTCCAGCGGTGATGGGTTTTGTGAGGGATGCTAATGTGATATCTCTGAAAATCGATTCAAACTCTGCCGGGCAATTGGGCTGTAAAGAGATTCAATattcactcaaagatgttaattgtaaactcactcagctgaagcTCAGGGTTAACAACATAGGAGATCAAGgcgcagcacacctgagtgatgcactcaaagatgttaattgtaaactcactcagctggacctcgggggtaacaagataggagatcaaggagcagcacacctgggtgatgcactcaaagatgttaattgtaaactcactgaGCTGAACCTCTGGGAtaacaagataggagatcaaggagcagcacacctgagtgatgcactcaaagatgttaattgtaaactcactcagctggacctagAGACCAACAAGATAGGatatcaaggagcagcacacctgagtgatgcactcaaagatgttaattgtaaactcactcagctgaacctctgcaataacaagataggagatcaaggagcagcacacctgagtgatgcactcaaagatgttaattgtaaattcactcagctggacctacGGCGTAACAAGATAGGAGaccaaggagcagcacacctgagtgatgcactcaaagatgttaattgtaaactcactaaGCTGAACCTCTGCAAtaacaagataggagatcaaggagcagcacacctgagtgatgcactcaaagatgttaattgtaaactcactcagcttgACCTAGCGATTaacgagataggagatcaaggagcagcacacctgagtgatgcactcaaagatgttaattgtaaactcactcggCTGAACCTCTGGGGTaacgagataggagatcaaggagcagcacacctgagtgatgcactcaaagatgttaattgtaaactcactctgCTGAACCTCAGGGGTAACAAGATAGGAGgccaaggagcagcacacctgagtgatgcattcaaagatgttaattgtaaactcactctgCTGAACCTCAGGGGTAACAAGATAGGAGgccaaggagcagcacacctgagtgatgcactcaaagatgttaattgtaaactcactcagctggacctactgggtaacaagataggagaccaaggagcagcacacctgagtgatgcactcaaagatgttaattgtaaactcactcagcttgTCCTAGCGAGTaacgagataggagatcaaggagcagcacacctgagtgatgcactcaaagatgttaattgtaaactcactggGCTGACCCTCGGGGGTAACAAGATAGGAGaccaaggagcagcacacctgagtgatgcactcaaagatgttaattgtaatcTCACTCAGCTTGACCTAGGGGGTAACAACTTAGGAGATCAAgaagcagcacacctgagtgatgcactcaaagatgttaattgtaaactcactcagcttgACCTAGCGATTaacgagataggagatcaaggagcagcacacctgagtgatgcactcaaagatgttaattgtaaactcactcagcttgACCTAGCGATTaacgagataggagatcaaggagcagcacacctgagtgatgcactcaaagatgttatttgtaaactcactcagctgaacctcaggggtaacaagataggagaccaaggagcagcacacctgattgatgcactcaaagatgttaattgtaaactcactcagctctTCCTAGCGAGTAACGAGATAGATCAAGGAACAGCAGACCTGAGTGATGCAATCAAATATGCTAATTGTAAagtcactcagctgaacctctGGGATAACGAGATAGGATATCAAGGAGCatcacacctgagtgatgcactcaaagatgttagtCGTTAA
- the LOC137976441 gene encoding NLR family CARD domain-containing protein 3-like isoform X3 yields MASGPAVFPSTRESTNYARLCRLLVDVGSQALRDTFDRIHSPATLHRILSSTSAYYPTLQSLRKRRILNPIQWGKLYPSVCSSVSSASFDITLLVVLLRNICGFSPPASTGNWDMLPLPGDNSCEANIARIKYYRNEVYAHANQASVDDATFNMLWQDISNALIAVGSGTTYASAISRLKTECMDPDFEEHYRELLKQWKKDDDNTKEELDELKEMVKSEVKEVKDMVKKWKSDEGSTKEKLENMEEMVKSEVREVKEMLTQWKRKEGDAKDNMGGIEGESQLQEFIQRLKDIVISSTGHVTDLQQPFRPNPGEGPPAKDFTVDEIFVNVVIREGRVSYNFPADRWEQLKVYPMASAEQTNPLRPQDIFDSGHRNVLAVGRPGIGKTLLCTRLLRFWASDDTKIQSQCEVAFLLKFRHLNSQPDLNLRELLTRAETVECLEDGLWQYIKDNPSKVLLIFDGLDEFSSTPGIARDDSRFNNTAEVRMPMGCLYKKIASGKLFQGCTLLTTVRPTAVEDVRELQFDRTVEITGFTFEQVEEFVEKFTKDDDSGKLKEIIWQHISTNINLFSLCYIPVNCFIICHCLLQLINISSDAEHKLPVKITEIYSISVKIFFYKHSRGKYSCSKTDLGCYMYKRFDDLQPENDEVFKKLGKIAFNGIKGGELVFESLEVSGLEDCGLLHRLPDIKPRKLTQPSRAQYCFTHLTVQEFFAAKHLTDTLPKDKLQRFVADHIRVGTWKVVMQFVAGLLEPDTRQRTTKSEIFTHLLPEKIGRSDQSDLIWWPCSEEDKRLALDVCKCLYEFDGEQEKVKIQSKGAQIGFNAVDFSQMGVVPIDCPAVMGFVRDANVISLKIDSNSAGQLGCKEIQYSLKDVNCKLTQLKLRVNNIGDQGAAHLSDALKDVNCKLTQLDLGGNKIGDQGAAHLGDALKDVNCKLTELNLWDNKIGDQGAAHLSDALKDVNCKLTQLDLETNKIGYQGAAHLSDALKDVNCKLTQLNLCNNKIGDQGAAHLSDALKDVNCKFTQLDLRRNKIGDQGAAHLSDALKDVNCKLTKLNLCNNKIGDQGAAHLSDALKDVNCKLTQLDLAINEIGDQGAAHLSDALKDVNCKLTRLNLWGNEIGDQGAAHLSDALKDVNCKLTLLNLRGNKIGGQGAAHLSDAFKDVNCKLTLLNLRGNKIGGQGAAHLSDALKDVNCKLTQLDLLGNKIGDQGAAHLSDALKDVNCKLTQLVLASNEIGDQGAAHLSDALKDVNCKLTGLTLGGNKIGDQGAAHLSDALKDVNCNLTQLDLGGNNLGDQEAAHLSDALKDVNCKLTQLDLAINEIGDQGAAHLSDALKDVNCKLTQLDLAINEIGDQGAAHLSDALKDVICKLTQLNLRGNKIGDQGAAHLIDALKDVNCKLTQLFLASNEIDQGTADLSDAIKYANCKVTQLNLWDNEIGYQGASHLSDALKDVSR; encoded by the exons ATGGCATCTGGTCCAGCAGTCTTTCCCTCAACAAGAGAGAGCACAAACTATGCCCGTTTGTGCCGTCTTTTAGTGGATGTAGGATCTCAGGCCCTTCGCGATACCTTTGACAGAATACATTCTCCAGCTACTCTTCACAGGATTTTGTCAAGTACTTCAGCATATTACCCTACATTGCAGTCACTTAGAAAGAGAAGAATTTTGAATCCCATACAGTGGGGAAAGCTATACCCAAGTGTTTGTTCATCTGTGTCATCAGCCAGCTTTGACATTACGCTTCTGGTGGTATTGCTGCGAAATATATGTGGTTTCAGTCCTCCTGCCAGTACTGGAAACTGGGACATGCTTCCTCTTCCTGGTGATAACAGTTGTGAGGCAAACATAGCAAGAATCAAGTATTACAGAAATGAAGTCTATGCTCATGCCAACCAAGCTTCTGTTGATGATGCAACATTCAATATGTTATGGCAGGATATAAGTAATGCATTGATAGCCGTTGGATCTGGAACAACTTATGCCAGTGCGATCAGCCGACTGAAGACTGAGTGCATGGATCCTGATTTTGAGGAGCACTATCGAGAATtactaaagcagtggaaaaaggatgatgATAACACCAAGGAGGAGCTTGATGAACTGAAAG AAATGGTGAAGTCAGAAGTCAAAGAAGTGAAAG ATATGGTAAAGAAATGGAAGTCTGACGAAGGCAGCACCAAGGAGAAGCTTGAAAACATGGAAG AAATGGTGAAGTCAGAAGTCAGAGAAGTGAAAG AAATGCTCACCCAGTGGAAGAGGAAAGAGGGAGACGCAAAAGACAACATGGGAGGGATCGAAG GTGAATCGCAACTGCAAGAATTCATACAGAGGTTAAAAGATATTGTCATATCAAGTACCGGGCACGTTACAGATCTTCAACAACCTTTCCGACCAAATCCAGGTGAAGGGCCACCAGCTAAAGATTTCACCGTGGACGAAATCTTTGTCAATGTTGTTATTCGTGAAGGCAGAGTGAGCTATAACTTTCCCGCTGACAGATGGGAACAACTTAAAGTGTACCCCATGGCCAGTGCAGAGCAGACTAATCCTTTACGACCTCAAGATATCTTTGATTCTGGTCACAGGAACGTTCTCGCTGTTGGTCGTCCTGGAATTGGGAAAACTTTGTTATGTACTAGGCTTCTTCGATTTTGGGCTTCTGATGATACCAAAATACAATCGCAATGTGAAGTAGCCTTTCTTCTGAAATTCAGACACTTGAACTCGCAACCAGATCTTAATCTCCGTGAACTGTTGACTCGCGCAGAAACAGTAGAATGTTTAGAAGATGGATTGTGGCAATACATTAAAGACAACCCAAGCAAAGTGCTTTTGATTTTCGATGGGCTTGACGAATTTTCTTCAACGCCAGGCATTGCCAGAGATGACTCTCGCTTCAACAACACTGCAGAGGTGAGAATGCCTATGGGTTGTCTGTACAAGAAAATTGCTTCTGGGAAGCTTTTTCAGGGTTGTACACTGTTAACAACAGTAAGGCCAACTGCTGTTGAAGATGTCAGAGAACTACAGTTTGATAGAACCGTTGAAATCACCGGATTTACATTTGAGCAAGTTGAAGAGTTTGTGGAGAAGTTTACAAAAGATGATGACAGTGGTAAGCTAAAAGAAATAATATGGCAACACATTAGCACCAACATCAACCTGTTTTCATTGTGCTATATCCCTGTGAATTGTTTCATCATTTGTCACTGCTTACTACAACTAATTAACATCAGCTCTGACGCTGAGCACAAACTACCCGTAAAGATTACTGAAATCTACAGCATTAGTGTGAAGATTTTCTTTTACAAGCACAGCCGTGGTAAATACAGTTGCTCTAAAACTGACCTTGGTTGCTACATGTACAAGAGATTTGATGATCTTCAACCTGAAAATGATGAGGTGTTTAAGAAACTGGGAAAAATAGCTTTTAATGGCATTAAAGGTGGAGAACTTGTCTTTGAATCACTTGAAGTGAGTGGACTGGAGGATTGTGGGCTGCTTCACCGATTACCTGACATCAAACCTCGAAAACTCACTCAACCATCCAGAGCTCAATACTGTTTTACCCACTTAACCGTTCAAGAATTCTTTGCAGCCAAGCATCTCACGGATACCTTGCCTAAAGACAAGCTGCAAAGATTTGTCGCCGATCATATTCGTGTTGGGACCTGGAAAGTTGTAATGCAGTTTGTGGCTGGATTGTTGGAACCTGATACTAGGCAACGAACGACAAAGAGTGAGATATTTACCCACCTTCTTCCGGAGAAGATTGGGAGGAGTGACCAGTCAGATCTGATCTGGTGGCCATGTTCTGAGGAAGACAAACGTCTGGCTTTGGACGTTTGTAAGTGCTTGTATGAGTTTGATGGCGAGCAGGAGAAAgtgaaaattcaaagcaaaggaGCACAAATTGGTTTTAATGCTGTAGATTTTAGTCAAATGGGAGTTGTCCCAATAGACTGTCCAGCGGTGATGGGTTTTGTGAGGGATGCTAATGTGATATCTCTGAAAATCGATTCAAACTCTGCCGGGCAATTGGGCTGTAAAGAGATTCAATattcactcaaagatgttaattgtaaactcactcagctgaagcTCAGGGTTAACAACATAGGAGATCAAGgcgcagcacacctgagtgatgcactcaaagatgttaattgtaaactcactcagctggacctcgggggtaacaagataggagatcaaggagcagcacacctgggtgatgcactcaaagatgttaattgtaaactcactgaGCTGAACCTCTGGGAtaacaagataggagatcaaggagcagcacacctgagtgatgcactcaaagatgttaattgtaaactcactcagctggacctagAGACCAACAAGATAGGatatcaaggagcagcacacctgagtgatgcactcaaagatgttaattgtaaactcactcagctgaacctctgcaataacaagataggagatcaaggagcagcacacctgagtgatgcactcaaagatgttaattgtaaattcactcagctggacctacGGCGTAACAAGATAGGAGaccaaggagcagcacacctgagtgatgcactcaaagatgttaattgtaaactcactaaGCTGAACCTCTGCAAtaacaagataggagatcaaggagcagcacacctgagtgatgcactcaaagatgttaattgtaaactcactcagcttgACCTAGCGATTaacgagataggagatcaaggagcagcacacctgagtgatgcactcaaagatgttaattgtaaactcactcggCTGAACCTCTGGGGTaacgagataggagatcaaggagcagcacacctgagtgatgcactcaaagatgttaattgtaaactcactctgCTGAACCTCAGGGGTAACAAGATAGGAGgccaaggagcagcacacctgagtgatgcattcaaagatgttaattgtaaactcactctgCTGAACCTCAGGGGTAACAAGATAGGAGgccaaggagcagcacacctgagtgatgcactcaaagatgttaattgtaaactcactcagctggacctactgggtaacaagataggagaccaaggagcagcacacctgagtgatgcactcaaagatgttaattgtaaactcactcagcttgTCCTAGCGAGTaacgagataggagatcaaggagcagcacacctgagtgatgcactcaaagatgttaattgtaaactcactggGCTGACCCTCGGGGGTAACAAGATAGGAGaccaaggagcagcacacctgagtgatgcactcaaagatgttaattgtaatcTCACTCAGCTTGACCTAGGGGGTAACAACTTAGGAGATCAAgaagcagcacacctgagtgatgcactcaaagatgttaattgtaaactcactcagcttgACCTAGCGATTaacgagataggagatcaaggagcagcacacctgagtgatgcactcaaagatgttaattgtaaactcactcagcttgACCTAGCGATTaacgagataggagatcaaggagcagcacacctgagtgatgcactcaaagatgttatttgtaaactcactcagctgaacctcaggggtaacaagataggagaccaaggagcagcacacctgattgatgcactcaaagatgttaattgtaaactcactcagctctTCCTAGCGAGTAACGAGATAGATCAAGGAACAGCAGACCTGAGTGATGCAATCAAATATGCTAATTGTAAagtcactcagctgaacctctGGGATAACGAGATAGGATATCAAGGAGCatcacacctgagtgatgcactcaaagatgttagtCGTTAA